The following coding sequences are from one Eleginops maclovinus isolate JMC-PN-2008 ecotype Puerto Natales chromosome 13, JC_Emac_rtc_rv5, whole genome shotgun sequence window:
- the LOC134875168 gene encoding uncharacterized protein LOC134875168, with product MADPLCLEALSALSGCTVERGASTLTTPQDFVNIVALKEYYKQEGFKTLEYPSIGSLSLDDLDGQDLYSAPPALTEGPEESHRTKLKINPEDFFHPQYNYDFTNIKDGDKAFLRGGEPYIRPCGWKRFALRVMKKYDDDLWLGTGKDAWPVSYHAKNMDGSLGVILTHGGNPEDKPQFLDAAAASLVTGETRGQGVYSTPDIKMAEKYCRSFKSKVDEKTYKVVLQNRINPEKRRKCQRENTWLVYVPKDCSDVEKRAIVQESIRPYGLLLKQV from the exons ATGGCAGACCCTCTGTGCCTGGAAGCCCTGTCGGCTCTCTCCGGCTGCACGGTCGAGCGCGGAGCCTCGACGCTCACTACTCCTCAGGACTTCGTCAACATCGTGGCCCTCAAGGAGTATTACAAGCAGGAGGGCTTTAAAACCCTGGAGTACCCCAGTATAGGGTCTCTGTCCCTGGATGACTTGGACGGGCAGGACCTGTACAGCGCCCCCCCCGCGCTGACAGAAGGGCCTGAGGAGAGCCACAGGACTAAACTGAAGATCAACCCCGAAGACTTCTTCCACCCGCAGTACAACTACGACTTCACCAACATAAAG GACGGCGACAAAGCGTTCCTGCGTGGTGGGGAGCCGTACATCCGGCCCTGCGGGTGGAAGCGGTTTGCCCTGCGGGTGATGAAGAAGTACGATGACGACCTCTGGCTCGGGACGGGGAAAGATGCCTGGCCGGTCTCCTACCATGCAAAGAACATGGACGGCTCCCTCGGCGTCATCCTGACCCACGGCGGGAACCCTGAAGACAAACCACAGTTCCTGGATGCTGCCGCAGCCAGTCTGGTCACCGGGGAGACCAGGGGTCAAGGGGTGTACTCCACGCCAGATATCAAGATGGCAGAGAAGTACTGCCGGAGCTTCAAGTCCAAAGTGGACGAGAAGACGTACAAAGTGGTTCTTCAGAACCGTATCAACCCGGAGAAGAGGCGGAAGTGCCAGAGGGAGAACACCTGGCTGGTCTACGTCCCCAAAGACTGCAGCGATGTGGAGAAGAGGGCAATCGTGCAAGAGTCCATCCGCCCGTACGGGCTCCTGCTCAAGCAGGTGTGA